The Lachnospiraceae bacterium oral taxon 500 genome window below encodes:
- a CDS encoding tRNA 2-thiouridine(34) synthase MnmA — protein sequence MPKRVILGLSGGVDSSVAAVLLKEQGYDVIGLFMKNWDETDDSGVCTAEEDARDAGQVAGRLQIPFYTVNFEKEYWDRVFQYFLREYRSGRTPNPDVMCNQEIKFNAFLDYALRLDCDYIAMGHYAQVEERGGKYCLLRGADEGKDQSYFLSRIGQKALAKSLFPIGHLHKREVREIARRYDLATAGKKDSTGVCFIGERNFNRFLDQFLKADPGEMKDVDGRTVGTHTGLIHYTLGQRKGIGLGGVGDGRPWFVAGKDLAHNILYVAQGEDHPALYSTALTGTDMAWTLEEEPEFPLHCTAKFRYRQPDVPVVVTRQAGKMHIDYAATPMKGVTPGQAAALYRQEVCLGSCLIESTVGLDRKYDFLH from the coding sequence ATGCCGAAAAGAGTAATTCTGGGCTTAAGCGGAGGAGTAGACTCCTCCGTGGCGGCCGTTTTATTAAAAGAGCAGGGCTATGATGTGATCGGCCTGTTTATGAAAAATTGGGACGAAACCGATGACAGCGGAGTTTGTACTGCCGAGGAGGATGCCAGAGATGCCGGGCAGGTAGCCGGCCGGCTGCAGATTCCTTTTTATACGGTCAACTTTGAAAAGGAATACTGGGACAGGGTGTTTCAGTATTTTTTGCGGGAATACCGGAGCGGCCGTACCCCAAACCCGGACGTGATGTGCAATCAGGAGATTAAGTTTAACGCTTTTTTAGACTATGCACTTCGGCTGGACTGCGACTATATTGCCATGGGGCACTATGCGCAGGTCGAGGAAAGGGGCGGCAAATACTGCCTGTTGCGCGGGGCTGATGAGGGCAAAGATCAAAGCTATTTTTTATCACGGATTGGACAGAAAGCACTGGCGAAAAGCCTGTTTCCGATCGGTCACCTGCACAAGCGCGAGGTGCGGGAAATTGCCCGCCGATATGATTTGGCTACCGCCGGAAAAAAAGATTCAACCGGGGTTTGCTTTATCGGCGAACGCAATTTTAACCGTTTTTTAGATCAGTTTCTAAAGGCCGATCCCGGTGAAATGAAGGATGTGGACGGGCGGACAGTCGGTACGCATACCGGTCTGATTCATTATACTCTGGGGCAAAGAAAGGGAATTGGTCTGGGCGGTGTCGGCGATGGTCGGCCGTGGTTTGTGGCTGGTAAGGATTTGGCTCATAATATTTTATATGTGGCTCAAGGCGAAGATCACCCGGCGCTGTACAGCACGGCGCTGACCGGAACGGATATGGCCTGGACGCTGGAGGAGGAACCGGAATTTCCGCTGCACTGCACGGCGAAGTTCCGCTACCGGCAGCCGGATGTGCCGGTGGTAGTGACCAGGCAGGCCGGCAAGATGCATATTGATTATGCCGCCACGCCGATGAAGGGTGTCACGCCGGGGCAGGCAGCGGCATTGTACCGGCAGGAAGTTTGTCTGGGGTCGTGCCTGATTGAAAGCACGGTCGGACTGGATAGAAAATATGATTTTTTACATTAA
- a CDS encoding MBL fold metallo-hydrolase yields the protein MKPVKVTDDIYMLSVNLEDSALLFEEMWEIPQGVTVNSFIVKGEKTAIIDGVCGWDGVPETLFRLLDELQIKPEDIDYLIINHMEPDHSGWIESFKKITDQFEVYCTAKAADLLKAFYGQTENVHIVKNGDELDLGGGKKLKFAAVPGVHWPDTMMTMELSTKTLFPCDMFGSFGQTKHCPFDEDMTAEEQAYFYEEEIRYFSNVLATFQKPVQKAIAVAKEFAPAVIASGHGPIYRQNPAAIIQRYEDIVNFREGKPLPEITILWASMYGMTEKAVKYAEQILQQEKMPYHILRVPYAAIGEILSKSIRSAGLLIAAPTYENKMFPAMAAALDEMGRKKISPKKVAYMGSYGWSGGAKKEMDEILAAAKLDWEVVDACEFNGAPKSEDEQRIEAAVKALIAAIR from the coding sequence ATGAAACCAGTTAAAGTAACGGATGATATTTATATGCTGTCGGTCAATTTGGAAGATTCGGCACTCTTATTTGAGGAGATGTGGGAGATCCCCCAAGGCGTAACGGTTAATTCCTTTATTGTCAAGGGCGAAAAAACGGCGATTATTGACGGCGTTTGCGGTTGGGATGGGGTGCCGGAAACATTGTTTCGGCTTTTGGACGAACTGCAAATCAAACCGGAGGACATTGATTATCTGATTATCAATCATATGGAACCGGACCATTCCGGCTGGATTGAGTCATTTAAAAAGATTACGGATCAGTTTGAAGTGTATTGCACCGCCAAAGCGGCTGATTTGCTGAAAGCCTTTTACGGCCAAACAGAAAATGTGCATATCGTTAAAAACGGTGACGAGCTGGATTTGGGCGGCGGCAAAAAGCTGAAGTTTGCTGCGGTGCCGGGTGTACACTGGCCGGATACGATGATGACTATGGAGCTTTCAACTAAAACCTTATTTCCCTGTGATATGTTCGGCAGCTTTGGCCAGACCAAACACTGTCCCTTTGATGAGGACATGACGGCGGAAGAACAGGCATATTTTTATGAAGAGGAAATTCGGTATTTTTCCAATGTGCTGGCTACCTTCCAAAAACCGGTTCAAAAGGCGATTGCCGTTGCTAAAGAGTTTGCTCCGGCGGTGATTGCTTCCGGACACGGCCCGATTTACCGGCAGAATCCGGCGGCCATTATTCAAAGATACGAAGATATCGTTAATTTCAGAGAGGGCAAGCCCCTGCCGGAAATTACCATTTTATGGGCGTCGATGTATGGCATGACGGAAAAAGCGGTTAAATATGCCGAGCAGATTTTGCAGCAGGAAAAGATGCCGTATCATATTCTGCGTGTGCCGTATGCGGCTATCGGCGAGATTTTGTCCAAGAGCATTCGCTCCGCCGGACTTTTGATTGCCGCACCGACTTATGAAAATAAGATGTTCCCGGCAATGGCGGCAGCTTTGGATGAAATGGGCCGCAAGAAAATCAGCCCGAAGAAGGTGGCTTATATGGGCTCTTACGGCTGGTCAGGCGGTGCCAAAAAAGAAATGGATGAGATTTTGGCGGCAGCCAAACTGGACTGGGAAGTAGTCGATGCCTGTGAATTTAACGGCGCGCCGAAATCGGAGGATGAGCAGAGGATTGAAGCAGCCGTCAAAGCGCTGATTGCGGCGATTCGCTGA
- a CDS encoding MATE family efflux transporter: protein MQKSFYKKVAVIAAPIALQQLVISSLNMVDVFMISSLSNESIAGVGGANKLYFMFNLFLFGMSSGSAILTAQYWGAKDYKSIKQVYGITLTFGMVISLIFGVLALLVPEWVMHFFSGDAGVIREGAAYLRWVGFSYFFNAISFATVFTLRSTKEVKLPLLVSIVAIGLNTILNWVLIFGHFGLPALGVVGAAIATLLSRVLEMLILLIMCNRRKLAPSGRLSEIFSYPLELVKKYIVIAGPAVVNEVVWSSGVTMYAVVFGKMGTEVMSAMTIYQTIEQMAFVLIIGLSNSAAIILGNTLGKGDLTKAYQEAIEFIKLGVAIALFLAVLVVLLAEVTVGLFPLTPTVHLYVVRSLYVMAAALLPRTLNTITVVGILRSGGDTFFTALIDGLGVWVVAVPLAFITGLYFKWDIWFVVAAISMEEVVKVTLTLWRTFSKKWMRNLT, encoded by the coding sequence ATGCAAAAGAGTTTTTATAAAAAGGTGGCGGTCATTGCCGCGCCGATTGCATTGCAGCAGCTGGTTATCTCCAGTTTGAACATGGTTGATGTATTTATGATCAGCTCGCTCAGCAATGAATCAATTGCCGGTGTCGGCGGCGCGAACAAGCTGTATTTCATGTTTAATTTATTTTTATTTGGAATGAGCAGCGGTTCGGCGATTTTGACGGCGCAGTACTGGGGGGCGAAGGATTACAAAAGCATTAAGCAGGTATATGGCATCACTTTGACCTTTGGCATGGTGATTTCCCTGATTTTTGGGGTGCTGGCGCTTCTGGTGCCGGAATGGGTCATGCACTTCTTTTCCGGCGATGCCGGTGTTATCAGGGAAGGCGCGGCTTACTTGCGCTGGGTTGGTTTTAGTTATTTCTTTAATGCGATTAGTTTTGCTACGGTCTTTACTTTGCGCTCGACCAAGGAGGTTAAGCTGCCGCTGCTGGTTTCGATTGTGGCGATTGGTTTAAATACGATTTTAAACTGGGTTTTGATTTTTGGCCATTTTGGCCTGCCGGCGCTGGGAGTAGTCGGAGCGGCAATTGCTACGCTTCTGTCCCGGGTTCTGGAGATGTTGATTTTGCTGATTATGTGCAATCGGCGGAAATTAGCACCGTCCGGTCGTTTGTCGGAGATTTTTTCTTATCCCCTGGAGCTGGTTAAAAAGTATATTGTCATTGCCGGGCCGGCGGTGGTCAATGAAGTTGTCTGGTCAAGCGGTGTCACCATGTATGCGGTTGTGTTCGGGAAAATGGGCACTGAGGTGATGTCGGCCATGACGATTTATCAAACCATAGAGCAGATGGCTTTTGTCCTGATTATCGGTTTGTCCAATTCGGCAGCTATTATTTTGGGCAATACTTTGGGCAAAGGGGATTTGACGAAGGCCTATCAAGAGGCGATTGAGTTTATTAAACTGGGAGTGGCGATTGCTTTATTTTTAGCGGTACTGGTCGTACTTCTGGCGGAGGTGACAGTCGGGCTTTTCCCGCTGACGCCGACGGTACATTTATATGTTGTCCGCTCCTTATATGTGATGGCGGCGGCGCTTTTGCCCCGAACCTTAAACACGATTACAGTGGTCGGTATTTTACGGAGCGGCGGCGATACCTTTTTTACCGCCCTGATTGACGGGCTGGGTGTTTGGGTGGTAGCCGTGCCGCTGGCATTTATAACCGGGCTGTATTTTAAGTGGGATATTTGGTTTGTAGTGGCTGCGATCAGCATGGAAGAAGTCGTCAAAGTGACGCTGACTCTGTGGCGGACATTCAGCAAGAAATGGATGAGAAATTTGACATAA
- the alr gene encoding alanine racemase: MAFKRVTAKVDLDAIRHNYGAIRQTLPEKVKIMGIIKADAYGHGALPVARELVELGIDMFGVATIQEGISLRKNGIQTPILILGFTGPEDYPDLAAFDLAQTVYEPVMAAEINEAAAKSGHKVKVHIKVDTGMGRLGFAVSQASVEEIKRIAALPFLETEGLFTHFAKADEEDETYTREQLREFAFFIEQLKAAGVCPEEIHAANSAGILNYAESYFTMVRAGIILYGSYPSEFTGKDQITLKPALSICSRLIFVKEVPAGRSISYGGIYQTDKPTRIGTVSIGYADGYQRILSNRGRVLIRGRYAPVIGRVCMDQMMVDLSAIPEAVAGDEVVLLGQQGGQRISIEEAAELCQTINYEIMCLIGKRVPREYYRNGKYQFEIDYFDILEEGLHIEDREIDRYSKETSDSQPV; encoded by the coding sequence ATGGCTTTTAAGAGAGTAACGGCGAAGGTGGATTTGGACGCCATTCGCCACAATTACGGCGCTATCCGGCAGACATTGCCGGAAAAGGTTAAAATCATGGGAATTATCAAAGCCGACGCATACGGACACGGCGCTTTGCCGGTGGCACGGGAGCTGGTGGAACTGGGAATTGATATGTTCGGCGTGGCTACGATTCAGGAAGGGATTTCGCTGCGCAAAAACGGCATTCAAACGCCGATTTTGATTTTGGGCTTTACTGGCCCGGAGGATTATCCGGATCTGGCTGCTTTTGACTTGGCGCAGACGGTGTATGAACCGGTCATGGCGGCTGAGATTAACGAAGCGGCGGCCAAATCCGGGCATAAGGTCAAAGTTCACATCAAGGTCGATACCGGGATGGGGCGGCTGGGCTTTGCCGTCAGTCAGGCTTCCGTCGAGGAAATTAAACGGATTGCGGCACTGCCGTTTCTTGAAACGGAAGGCTTATTTACCCATTTCGCGAAGGCCGATGAGGAAGATGAAACTTATACTAGGGAGCAGCTTCGGGAGTTTGCTTTTTTTATCGAACAGCTGAAAGCAGCGGGAGTTTGCCCCGAGGAGATTCATGCCGCCAACAGTGCCGGGATTTTGAATTATGCCGAATCTTATTTTACGATGGTACGAGCCGGCATCATCTTATACGGCTCTTATCCGTCGGAGTTTACGGGCAAAGACCAAATTACATTAAAACCGGCCCTGTCCATTTGTTCACGTCTGATTTTTGTTAAGGAAGTTCCGGCCGGGCGGTCAATCAGCTACGGCGGGATTTATCAAACGGATAAGCCAACCAGAATCGGCACGGTTTCGATTGGCTATGCCGATGGCTATCAGCGGATTTTGTCAAACCGCGGTCGGGTTTTGATTCGCGGTCGGTACGCCCCGGTGATTGGCCGGGTGTGTATGGATCAGATGATGGTTGACCTCAGCGCCATTCCGGAAGCGGTGGCCGGTGACGAGGTGGTTTTACTTGGTCAGCAAGGCGGGCAGAGGATTTCGATTGAGGAAGCGGCTGAACTTTGCCAAACCATTAACTATGAAATCATGTGTCTGATCGGCAAGCGGGTACCGAGAGAGTACTACCGAAATGGGAAATATCAGTTTGAGATTGATTATTTTGATATTTTAGAGGAGGGTCTTCACATCGAAGATCGGGAAATTGACCGGTATTCCAAAGAAACTTCGGATTCACAGCCGGTTTAA
- the acpS gene encoding holo-[acyl-carrier-protein] synthase — translation MIRGIGIDLLETERIRAALERPGFREKYYTAAELALSPRQLANNFAVKEAVAKAFGFGFRYFGPVEIEVLRDAAGKPYVRLHGRAGKMALRLRIKKVHVSLSDTERHIMAAAVMER, via the coding sequence ATGATCCGGGGCATCGGCATTGATTTGCTGGAAACAGAGCGGATTCGGGCGGCGCTGGAGCGTCCCGGTTTTCGGGAAAAATATTATACGGCGGCTGAGTTGGCGTTAAGTCCGCGGCAGCTGGCCAATAATTTTGCAGTCAAGGAAGCGGTGGCAAAAGCGTTTGGTTTTGGTTTCCGTTATTTTGGGCCGGTTGAGATTGAGGTTTTGCGGGATGCCGCGGGCAAGCCCTATGTCCGGCTGCATGGCCGGGCTGGAAAGATGGCGCTGCGTCTACGCATTAAAAAAGTTCATGTCAGTTTGTCCGACACCGAACGGCATATTATGGCGGCAGCGGTAATGGAACGATAA
- a CDS encoding peptidase M16: MEYFELVQEADLSDIESRGYLYQHKRTKARVCILKNNDENRVFSICFRTPPEKSNGVAHILEHSVLNGSEKFPIKDPFIQLGKTSLNTFLNAMTSPDKTIYPVASCNLKDLHNLMDVYMDAVFHPNIYTNSKIFAQEGWHYELLKEEDPVTIKGVVYNEMQGAFSTPEQLLDRNIQTALFPGHPYGYDSGGIPEEIPSLSYEEFLDFHRRHYHPSNSYIFYYGDIDIAAELERLNTYLAGFDYRQPESALPPVAPWEEPVEYHLQYPLPEDEEPEEKAFFSLNYCLGELPVGEKLAMSILEYILLDAPGALLKEKLAERNMGEEVYGFFDSDIRENTFAVTVKNVSPQRRQEFLDCVQDTLRQIAETGLDPKKLQAAINVFEFRLREADFGSMPKGIIFNFQVLESWLYDQPPFAFFDYDGLLAELRRAAAGGEFERYIQKYLLQNNHCCFIIMSPSLTMAAEREAELARHLAAYKESLSAEERTALIQKNQELLAYQAEPDRKEDLALIPTLELSDIQREKAALKYQTEYQDGVHVLYHPANTSGIVYLKAFFEINWLPEEQVPVVSLLTSYLTSVSSKNYHYSQLVDEINEHTGGITSKLLLYGYKNNTDRFRIGMELKGKSFAASLGKMLELFDELLADPKFDDAKRLGDLIKETASQMQMTLVSGGHITAATRALSYYSKSAYFDELSSGVSFYDFIQQWKQASEKDLRELGGLMKKILAEIVSQSKLTLAVTYAEADEAEVRRRLADYISRHQVDADYRPEAERSVFGNRKEAFITSGNVNYAAKVMNYKRFGYTYSGMFQVANHLLNTDYLWNKVRVEGGAYGGMSAIRRSGDMMLISYRDPNIAETYRAYEGIVSYFENLNITEEEIKNTIIGTIAGIDTPLTPSMENAKIMAMHFSELSPEEESQTRREILDTSLDELKNMSKFYEQVLTTDYICTVGSKKKIEENRELFAKIKEIR; the protein is encoded by the coding sequence ATGGAATATTTTGAATTGGTGCAGGAAGCGGATTTGTCTGATATTGAGAGCAGGGGATACTTATATCAGCATAAGCGGACGAAAGCCAGAGTCTGTATTTTAAAAAACAATGACGAAAACCGGGTGTTTTCCATTTGCTTTCGGACGCCGCCGGAAAAAAGCAACGGTGTGGCTCATATTTTAGAGCATTCGGTCTTAAATGGTTCGGAAAAGTTTCCGATTAAAGATCCCTTTATTCAACTGGGAAAAACTTCGCTCAATACCTTTTTAAATGCCATGACTTCGCCGGATAAAACCATATATCCGGTTGCCAGCTGCAATTTAAAAGATCTGCATAATCTGATGGACGTCTATATGGACGCCGTTTTTCATCCCAATATTTATACCAATTCCAAAATTTTTGCGCAGGAGGGCTGGCATTACGAGCTGCTGAAGGAAGAAGATCCGGTTACGATTAAGGGTGTGGTTTATAATGAAATGCAGGGGGCGTTTTCCACGCCGGAGCAGCTCCTGGACCGCAATATTCAAACCGCGCTTTTTCCGGGACATCCCTACGGCTATGATTCCGGCGGGATTCCGGAGGAAATCCCAAGCCTTAGTTATGAGGAATTTCTGGACTTTCATCGTCGCCATTATCATCCGTCCAACAGCTATATTTTTTATTATGGTGATATTGACATTGCCGCCGAATTGGAGCGGCTGAATACTTATTTGGCAGGCTTTGATTATCGTCAGCCGGAGTCTGCGCTGCCGCCGGTTGCGCCCTGGGAGGAGCCTGTGGAGTATCATTTGCAGTATCCGCTGCCGGAGGATGAAGAACCGGAAGAAAAAGCCTTTTTCAGCCTGAATTATTGTCTGGGAGAATTGCCGGTAGGGGAAAAGCTGGCGATGTCGATTTTGGAATATATTTTATTGGATGCGCCCGGCGCGCTGCTCAAAGAAAAGCTGGCGGAGAGAAACATGGGCGAGGAGGTTTACGGTTTTTTTGACAGTGATATTCGGGAAAACACTTTTGCTGTGACTGTCAAAAATGTTTCCCCGCAGCGCCGGCAGGAGTTTTTGGACTGCGTACAGGATACTTTGCGCCAAATTGCGGAAACGGGGCTTGACCCGAAAAAATTGCAGGCAGCGATTAATGTTTTTGAGTTCCGGCTGCGGGAAGCCGACTTTGGCAGTATGCCCAAGGGGATTATTTTTAATTTTCAGGTTTTGGAAAGCTGGCTTTATGATCAGCCGCCGTTTGCCTTTTTTGATTATGACGGACTGCTGGCGGAACTGCGGCGGGCGGCGGCCGGCGGAGAGTTTGAGCGCTATATTCAAAAATATTTGCTGCAAAACAATCATTGCTGTTTTATTATCATGAGTCCTTCTCTGACTATGGCGGCGGAGAGAGAAGCCGAGCTGGCGCGGCATTTGGCTGCCTATAAAGAAAGCTTATCAGCTGAGGAACGGACGGCATTGATTCAAAAGAATCAGGAACTGTTGGCCTATCAGGCCGAGCCGGACCGGAAAGAGGATTTGGCGTTGATTCCGACCCTGGAGCTATCCGATATCCAAAGGGAAAAAGCCGCTCTCAAATACCAAACCGAATATCAGGACGGAGTTCATGTGCTGTATCATCCGGCCAATACATCGGGCATCGTATATCTGAAAGCTTTTTTTGAAATCAATTGGCTGCCGGAGGAGCAAGTGCCGGTGGTTAGCCTGCTGACCTCTTATTTGACTTCGGTAAGTTCAAAAAATTATCATTACAGCCAGTTGGTCGATGAGATCAATGAGCATACCGGCGGGATTACATCCAAGCTCCTGCTTTACGGCTATAAGAACAATACCGACCGGTTCCGCATCGGTATGGAGCTGAAAGGCAAGTCCTTTGCGGCATCCCTAGGCAAAATGCTGGAATTGTTTGATGAACTGCTGGCGGATCCCAAGTTTGATGATGCTAAGCGGCTCGGTGATTTGATTAAGGAAACGGCCTCACAGATGCAAATGACGCTGGTCAGCGGCGGCCATATCACAGCGGCGACCAGAGCACTCAGCTACTATTCCAAGAGTGCCTACTTTGATGAACTGAGCAGCGGTGTTTCCTTCTATGATTTTATTCAGCAGTGGAAACAAGCATCCGAAAAGGATTTGCGGGAGTTGGGCGGCCTGATGAAAAAAATATTGGCGGAAATTGTCAGCCAGTCCAAACTGACACTGGCTGTGACTTATGCCGAGGCCGATGAGGCCGAGGTGCGCCGGAGGTTGGCTGATTATATCAGCCGGCATCAGGTCGATGCCGATTACCGGCCGGAGGCGGAGCGCAGCGTATTTGGCAATCGAAAAGAAGCCTTTATTACGTCCGGCAATGTTAACTATGCGGCTAAAGTTATGAATTATAAGCGCTTCGGCTATACTTATTCCGGGATGTTTCAGGTGGCGAATCATTTGCTCAATACCGATTATTTGTGGAACAAAGTTCGGGTCGAAGGCGGCGCTTACGGCGGCATGTCGGCAATCCGTCGTTCCGGCGATATGATGCTGATTTCTTACCGCGATCCGAATATTGCCGAAACCTACCGGGCGTATGAAGGGATTGTTTCTTATTTTGAAAATCTGAATATTACCGAGGAAGAAATCAAGAATACAATTATCGGAACAATTGCCGGAATTGATACGCCGCTGACACCATCGATGGAAAATGCCAAAATTATGGCCATGCATTTCAGCGAACTGAGCCCGGAAGAAGAAAGTCAGACCCGGCGGGAAATTTTAGATACGAGCTTAGATGAGCTGAAAAATATGAGCAAGTTTTATGAGCAGGTTTTGACGACCGATTATATTTGTACGGTCGGCAGCAAAAAGAAGATTGAAGAAAACCGGGAGCTGTTTGCCAAAATCAAAGAAATTCGCTAA
- the deoD gene encoding purine-nucleoside phosphorylase, translating into MPTPHIEITDPGLLTKTVLMPGDPLRAKFIADTFLKNVRQINSVRNMLGFTGEYLGKKVTVMGSGMGMPSIGIYSYELFAFYGVENIIRIGSAGAYVEDLNVYDVLLASDAWSESTYALCQDGYDQHVLAASPILNQKLTKAAEGLGIPLHTGRLHSSDVFYRTDNAQSFKEIRDQQGCVAVEMESFALFSNAKVLGKHAACLVTISDSLVKDQITTSEERQTAFQNMMKIALEAAE; encoded by the coding sequence ATTCCAACTCCTCATATTGAAATTACCGATCCCGGTTTACTGACTAAGACCGTACTGATGCCGGGGGACCCGCTGCGGGCCAAGTTTATTGCCGATACCTTTTTAAAAAATGTCAGACAAATCAATTCCGTCCGGAATATGCTGGGCTTTACCGGAGAGTATCTGGGCAAAAAAGTGACAGTCATGGGTTCGGGCATGGGCATGCCTAGTATTGGTATTTATTCGTATGAATTATTTGCTTTTTATGGTGTGGAAAATATTATCCGGATTGGTTCGGCCGGCGCTTATGTCGAAGATTTAAATGTTTATGATGTGCTGCTGGCATCGGACGCCTGGTCGGAATCCACCTATGCTTTATGCCAGGACGGCTATGATCAGCATGTGCTGGCAGCTTCGCCGATTTTGAATCAGAAATTGACCAAGGCGGCGGAAGGACTGGGAATTCCGCTGCATACCGGCCGGCTGCATTCTTCGGATGTATTTTACCGGACGGACAATGCCCAAAGCTTTAAAGAAATCAGAGATCAGCAGGGCTGCGTAGCGGTGGAGATGGAATCCTTTGCCCTCTTTTCCAACGCCAAAGTGCTGGGCAAGCACGCCGCCTGTCTGGTGACGATTTCCGATTCACTGGTGAAGGATCAAATTACCACCAGTGAAGAAAGGCAGACTGCTTTTCAAAATATGATGAAAATTGCTTTGGAAGCGGCGGAATAA
- a CDS encoding redox-sensing transcriptional repressor Rex, whose product MKKISQAVIKRLPRYYRYLGDLLENDVIRTSSKELSERMGVTASQIRQDLNNFGEFGQQGYGYNVEYLYTSIGKILGLEKEYNIIIIGVGNLGQALANYIEFERKGFKVKGLFDVNPRLIGMIVRDIEIRDVAEIEGFMQENDVDIAVLTLPKQKAPEMAMNLGKWGVKGIWNFAPIDLHSSSGKVCIENVHLSESLMTLSYAINEKLTAKNEKH is encoded by the coding sequence ATGAAAAAAATTTCACAGGCGGTCATCAAAAGATTGCCGCGGTATTATCGGTATTTGGGAGATTTATTGGAAAACGATGTGATTCGGACTTCTTCCAAGGAATTAAGCGAGCGGATGGGGGTGACGGCCTCGCAGATCCGGCAGGATTTAAATAACTTCGGCGAGTTCGGCCAACAGGGCTACGGCTACAATGTCGAATATCTGTATACTTCCATTGGCAAAATCTTGGGCCTGGAAAAGGAGTATAATATCATTATTATCGGGGTCGGCAATTTGGGACAGGCGCTGGCCAATTATATCGAGTTTGAGCGCAAGGGCTTTAAAGTGAAGGGCTTATTTGATGTCAATCCCCGCCTGATCGGCATGATTGTCCGGGATATTGAAATTAGAGATGTGGCGGAAATTGAAGGCTTTATGCAGGAAAATGATGTGGATATCGCTGTGCTGACGCTGCCCAAGCAGAAAGCGCCGGAAATGGCGATGAATCTGGGAAAATGGGGTGTTAAGGGGATTTGGAACTTTGCGCCGATTGATCTTCATTCCTCCAGCGGCAAGGTTTGCATTGAAAATGTGCACTTGTCGGAAAGCCTGATGACACTGTCCTATGCGATTAATGAAAAACTGACTGCTAAAAACGAAAAACATTGA